Proteins from a single region of Candidatus Margulisiibacteriota bacterium:
- the ruvB gene encoding Holliday junction branch migration DNA helicase RuvB, with protein MTEREDNQLYVGLRPQGFGQFVGQGAVLRNLKIHIEAARSRGEALEHLLFYGPPGLGKTTLANIIAHEVGADIKVTSGPAIERPGDLAAILTNLKPHDILFIDEIHRLNNVVEEILYPAMEDFGLDIIIGKGPSARSIRLDLPRFTLIGATTRIGLLSAPLRDRFGIVNRLEFYSPEELREVILRAARKLESEIDQAGALEIAKRSRGTPRIAIRFLRRVRDYAQVKGEAAITFALTKECLDSMGVDEFGLDKIDRKYIITIIDKFGGGPVGVETLAAGISEEVETIEDVYEPYLMQLGFIERTPRGRMATPSAASHVGRKLSSDKKTAPQGGLFQ; from the coding sequence ATGACCGAAAGAGAGGATAACCAGCTTTACGTCGGTTTGCGGCCGCAGGGCTTTGGCCAGTTCGTCGGCCAGGGAGCGGTCCTCCGGAACCTCAAGATCCATATTGAGGCAGCCAGGTCGCGCGGAGAAGCGCTCGAACATCTCCTCTTCTACGGCCCGCCCGGCCTCGGCAAGACGACCTTGGCCAATATCATCGCCCACGAGGTCGGGGCGGATATCAAGGTCACATCGGGACCGGCGATCGAGCGCCCGGGCGACCTCGCCGCCATTCTGACCAACCTCAAGCCACACGATATCCTCTTTATCGACGAGATCCACCGGCTCAACAATGTGGTCGAAGAGATCCTCTATCCGGCCATGGAAGACTTCGGCCTCGACATCATAATCGGCAAGGGTCCGAGCGCCCGTTCGATCCGGCTCGACCTCCCCCGCTTCACCCTGATCGGGGCAACGACCCGCATCGGCCTCCTCTCCGCCCCGCTACGCGACCGCTTCGGCATCGTTAACCGCTTGGAGTTCTATTCGCCGGAAGAGCTCCGGGAGGTAATTTTACGGGCCGCCCGGAAGCTCGAGAGCGAGATCGACCAGGCCGGGGCGCTCGAAATCGCCAAACGTTCCCGCGGGACCCCGCGCATTGCCATCCGTTTCCTCCGGCGGGTCAGGGATTACGCCCAGGTCAAAGGCGAGGCCGCGATCACTTTTGCCCTGACCAAAGAATGCCTTGACTCCATGGGGGTCGACGAGTTCGGCCTCGACAAGATCGACCGGAAGTACATCATTACTATTATCGACAAGTTCGGCGGCGGGCCGGTCGGCGTAGAAACCCTGGCCGCGGGCATTTCCGAAGAAGTGGAAACGATCGAGGATGTTTATGAACCGTATCTGATGCAGCTCGGCTTTATCGAGCGGACGCCGCGGGGTAGAATGGCAACGCCGTCGGCCGCCAGCCATGTCGGGCGCAAATTGAGTTCGGATAAAAAAACAGCGCCGCAAGGGGGCTTATTTCAATGA
- the hisB gene encoding imidazoleglycerol-phosphate dehydratase HisB: MKQRKAKLVRKTKETEIEINLNLDGSGKNKIVYPIPFLGHMLALFSKHGLFDLKLEAKGDLEVDLHHLVEDTGLALGEVFNKALGKKIKLERYGHAIVPMDESLAEVKAAVDISGRPHFTFKAKFPKELIYAQIGREKVKLYLDDEMLREFFEAFVYKAGITLHVDLKRGKNTHHKIEAIFKAFGVALSRACQINPRKKGVPSTKGRL, from the coding sequence ATGAAACAAAGAAAAGCTAAACTGGTCCGGAAGACCAAAGAGACCGAGATCGAGATCAACCTGAACCTTGACGGCTCGGGGAAGAATAAGATCGTCTACCCGATTCCTTTTCTCGGCCATATGCTGGCCCTCTTCTCCAAGCACGGATTATTTGACCTTAAACTGGAGGCCAAAGGGGACTTGGAAGTTGACCTCCATCATTTGGTCGAAGATACCGGGTTAGCTCTGGGCGAAGTTTTTAATAAAGCTCTCGGGAAAAAAATAAAGCTGGAGCGTTATGGGCACGCGATCGTGCCGATGGACGAATCGCTGGCCGAGGTCAAAGCCGCAGTCGATATTTCCGGCCGTCCCCACTTCACCTTTAAAGCTAAATTCCCCAAAGAGTTGATCTACGCGCAAATCGGCCGGGAAAAAGTTAAGCTTTATCTAGACGATGAAATGCTCCGGGAATTTTTCGAGGCTTTTGTCTATAAAGCGGGGATCACTCTGCATGTCGATCTGAAACGCGGCAAAAATACCCACCATAAGATCGAAGCGATCTTTAAGGCGTTTGGAGTCGCGCTCTCAAGGGCCTGTCAGATCAACCCGAGGAAAAAAGGGGTCCCGTCAACCAAGGGCCGGCTATAA
- a CDS encoding metallophosphoesterase family protein, which yields MLYGIIADIHSNLEALQAILPELRGVDQIICLGDIVGYGPNPNECLEVIRQNRIVSIAGNHDRAAVGLMETVRFNDSARRAIEWTGAELTPANRKYLADLPLLLKFPDFQVVHGSLRSPLEEYIFGLKEALPTTERMSKNLLFVGHTHLPLCLKERGKEIINPGAVGQPRDGDPRASFGIYDSDKNLFTFCRAEYNIPPVQEKMKNAGLPLSLIERIRFGG from the coding sequence GTGCTTTATGGGATTATAGCAGATATTCACAGCAATTTGGAGGCGCTCCAGGCGATCCTGCCGGAATTGCGCGGGGTTGACCAGATCATTTGCCTGGGAGACATTGTTGGCTATGGCCCAAACCCCAACGAATGCCTGGAAGTTATCAGGCAAAACAGGATTGTGTCGATCGCCGGCAACCACGACCGGGCCGCCGTCGGCCTGATGGAGACCGTCCGGTTTAATGACAGCGCTCGCCGCGCGATCGAATGGACGGGTGCAGAATTAACCCCGGCCAACAGGAAATATCTGGCCGACCTGCCTCTATTGCTCAAATTCCCCGATTTTCAGGTCGTGCACGGCAGTTTACGCTCACCGCTGGAAGAATATATCTTTGGCCTTAAAGAAGCGCTGCCGACCACTGAGAGGATGTCGAAAAACCTGCTTTTTGTCGGCCATACGCATCTGCCGTTGTGCCTGAAGGAGAGAGGGAAAGAGATCATCAATCCAGGTGCGGTGGGACAGCCCAGGGACGGCGACCCACGTGCCAGCTTTGGTATCTACGATTCGGATAAAAACCTCTTCACATTTTGCCGTGCCGAATATAATATTCCCCCCGTTCAGGAAAAAATGAAAAACGCGGGACTGCCTCTGTCTTTGATCGAAAGAATAAGGTTTGGCGGGTAG
- a CDS encoding UPF0280 family protein, whose translation MAYEERAYRNYVRADNLIKFEVIEQETDLLILAESNLYDRAQAAVLKYRAELDKYIALDPNFQRSYSPVRLRYEAPPIAREMARAARQVKVGPMAAVAGALAEFVGRDLRASTDEIIVENGGDIYLKINQPRKVGVYAGKSPFSEKIALELEPRAKPFSVCTSSGTVGHSFSFGKADAVVVISSSASLADAAATAIGNQVKEVSDIEPALKFAKKIRGLDGVLIIKDDQLGALGKLKIVPL comes from the coding sequence ATGGCTTATGAAGAACGCGCCTACCGCAACTACGTCCGCGCCGACAACTTGATCAAGTTCGAGGTCATTGAGCAGGAAACCGACCTGCTTATCCTGGCCGAGAGCAACCTCTATGACCGGGCCCAGGCCGCCGTCCTGAAATATCGCGCCGAGTTGGACAAATATATCGCCCTTGACCCTAATTTCCAGAGATCTTACTCGCCGGTCCGCCTCCGCTACGAGGCCCCGCCCATTGCCCGGGAAATGGCCCGCGCCGCCCGCCAGGTCAAGGTCGGGCCGATGGCCGCAGTCGCCGGCGCCCTGGCCGAGTTCGTCGGCCGCGACCTGCGCGCCTCAACCGATGAGATAATTGTTGAAAATGGCGGCGATATTTACCTCAAGATCAACCAACCGCGGAAAGTCGGGGTTTACGCGGGGAAGTCACCCTTCTCGGAGAAGATCGCCCTCGAGCTCGAGCCGCGGGCCAAGCCGTTCTCGGTCTGCACCTCGTCTGGTACCGTCGGCCACTCCTTCAGCTTCGGCAAGGCGGACGCCGTGGTCGTCATCTCCTCCAGTGCCTCCCTGGCGGATGCCGCCGCCACCGCCATTGGCAACCAGGTCAAAGAGGTCAGCGACATCGAGCCCGCCTTAAAGTTTGCTAAGAAGATCAGGGGGTTGGACGGGGTACTCATCATCAAGGATGACCAACTGGGTGCGCTGGGCAAATTAAAGATCGTTCCGCTATAA
- a CDS encoding four helix bundle protein: MNEPQTSNIQPQNKRQMPINNNQGEKIYDIRERLMRFSNRIIQITRSLPRTIDGEVIIRQLAKSGTSVGANFEEADGALTKKDFINKVAIARKEAKETKYWLKLLCGNYLPEEVIRMDIQEAEEIICILSAILKKLGYQFRL, encoded by the coding sequence ATGAATGAACCTCAAACATCCAACATCCAACCTCAAAACAAAAGGCAAATGCCAATAAATAATAACCAAGGGGAGAAAATATACGATATTAGGGAAAGGCTGATGCGGTTTTCTAACAGAATAATTCAAATTACTAGATCTTTGCCGCGCACGATTGATGGGGAAGTGATAATTAGACAACTAGCAAAGTCTGGCACCTCAGTGGGGGCTAATTTCGAAGAGGCCGATGGAGCGCTGACCAAGAAGGACTTTATTAACAAGGTGGCAATTGCTAGAAAAGAAGCAAAAGAGACTAAGTATTGGTTAAAACTTTTATGCGGCAATTACTTGCCGGAGGAAGTCATAAGAATGGACATCCAAGAAGCTGAAGAAATTATCTGCATTTTAAGCGCGATCCTGAAAAAACTTGGCTATCAATTCCGATTGTAG
- a CDS encoding secretin and TonB N-terminal domain-containing protein, protein MLKNILCFWVVLVLGQSIVWGEGKLARIDFEDASVINVVQTLARSAGFDLVLSGDQASVQTKKATIHLKEVTIEEAIDHILRTNGFSYERKGKVLLVSSLPQDLSQTGFKSEVEVVSLRYLAASKVVDLLGKLFAGVSFQVGGRANALIVRGKDSDIVEVKKLLAVIDKLAPQILIESKVVELSQSDSLRLGVSYGNGAAKFVTDKTTKKTSLADSITTTLNALAADGKANVIANPRIATLDNQEALINIGSRIPYAVPVSSGTGATQWAVEYLDAGVKLKITPQLGAEGYISTFIQPEVSSISEWRTTAAGEFPVISTRNASATVRVKDGETIVIGGLMSESARENLTRVPILGHFPLIGFLFQNRIIEKEKTEIVFLITPHVI, encoded by the coding sequence ATGCTGAAAAATATTTTATGTTTCTGGGTCGTTCTGGTCCTAGGTCAGAGCATAGTCTGGGGGGAGGGTAAGCTAGCGCGGATTGATTTTGAGGACGCGTCGGTGATCAATGTCGTGCAAACGCTGGCGCGGAGCGCCGGTTTTGATCTGGTCCTCTCCGGTGACCAGGCCTCGGTCCAGACAAAAAAAGCGACGATCCATCTGAAAGAGGTCACGATCGAAGAAGCGATCGATCATATTTTGCGCACCAACGGCTTCAGCTACGAGAGGAAAGGTAAGGTTCTGCTGGTCTCCAGCCTGCCGCAAGATTTGAGCCAAACCGGGTTCAAGTCTGAAGTGGAAGTTGTCTCTCTCCGCTATCTGGCGGCTTCCAAAGTGGTTGATTTGCTGGGGAAGCTTTTTGCCGGAGTATCTTTTCAGGTGGGTGGTAGAGCGAATGCTTTGATCGTGCGCGGTAAGGATTCGGATATTGTTGAGGTTAAGAAGCTGCTGGCCGTAATTGACAAGCTGGCGCCCCAGATCCTGATTGAAAGCAAGGTGGTTGAGCTCTCGCAGAGCGACTCGCTCCGGCTTGGGGTGTCTTATGGCAACGGCGCGGCTAAATTTGTCACTGATAAAACGACGAAAAAAACCTCGCTGGCCGACTCCATTACCACCACGCTCAACGCGCTGGCGGCCGACGGTAAGGCGAACGTTATCGCCAATCCGCGGATCGCCACGCTGGACAACCAGGAAGCGCTGATCAATATCGGCAGCCGGATCCCTTACGCTGTGCCGGTCAGCAGCGGCACAGGGGCCACGCAGTGGGCGGTGGAATATCTCGATGCCGGCGTTAAGCTGAAGATCACTCCCCAGCTGGGGGCCGAAGGGTATATCTCCACCTTTATCCAGCCGGAGGTCTCCTCGATCTCCGAGTGGCGGACCACGGCGGCCGGGGAATTCCCGGTGATCTCGACCCGCAACGCTTCGGCCACCGTCCGGGTCAAAGATGGGGAAACAATTGTCATCGGGGGATTAATGTCGGAATCGGCCCGGGAGAATCTCACTCGCGTCCCGATTCTGGGCCACTTCCCGCTGATCGGGTTCTTGTTTCAGAATAGGATTATCGAGAAGGAAAAAACGGAGATCGTTTTTCTGATAACACCGCATGTCATATGA